In Ipomoea triloba cultivar NCNSP0323 chromosome 15, ASM357664v1, one genomic interval encodes:
- the LOC116005672 gene encoding uncharacterized protein LOC116005672 — MCTNRLPTKVALSVKHVRCDPTCVLCGIEPETIVHLFANCPFSRECWSEVDGGWRLGEVESIDEWVVEMWEVLPKTVLETVVVVCWALWEGRNAVVWDLHTVESTSATEGIGSAKEGSSVLDASWFSSNGSSSSALPLESVLGIVIFCSGCSLDCSSVCSDETGMIVTSGAGGKPGTRRKEGVSRLGGEGADHFEHWNPPLGLHLKVNIDVALDEGRGQMGFGWVVRDAESLVVGVGMMKSPGVYSVCEAETMGAREALSWIKKIGWTRIVLETDAQLVTNAVQKGLNITPFGAIIDDIQLLLGSIEDSSITFVRRSANETAHVLARKALCNRDFSLVEFFNAIPRCISATIAMH, encoded by the exons ATGTGTACGAATCGCTTGCCGACTAAGGTTGCTCTATCTGTTAAACATGTGAGGTGCGATCCTACTTGTGTGTTATGTGGTATAGAGCCAGAAACGATAGTCCATTTGTTTGCGAATTGCCCATTCTCGAGGGAGTGTTGGAGCGAGGTGGATGGGGGATGGCGGTTAGGGGAGGTGGAGTCCATTGACGAATGGGTTGTGGAGATGTGGGAGGTGTTACCGAAGACGGTTTTGGAGACGGTGGTGGTCGTTTGTTGGGCATTATGGGAAGGACGAAATGCTGTGGTGTGGGATCTGCATACCGTGGAGTCCA cttcagcgactgaaGGGATTGGATCAGCCAAGGAGGGATCTTCTGTGTTGGACGCTTCCTGGTTTTCATCCAATGGAAGTTCCTCCTCAgcgttacctctcgaatcagtgctgggaatTGTGATATTCTGCTCTgggtgctcattggactgctcttcggtctgctccgatgagacTGGAATGATAGTTACTTCAGGAGCAGGaggaaaacctggca CTAGGCGTAAGGAGGGAGTGTCACGGCTGGGAGGTGAGGGTGCAGATCATTTTGAGCACTGGAATCCGCCACTCGGCTTACACTTGAAGGTAAATATTGATGTGGCTTTGGATGAGGGTCGGGGTCAAATGGGGTTTGGTTGGGTGGTTCGAGATGCGGAGTCTTTGGTGGTTGGGGTGGGTATGATGAAGTCTCCGGGTGTTTACTCGGTTTGTGAGGCGGAGACGATGGGTGCTAGGGAGGCGTTAAGTTGGATTAAGAAAATAGGTTGGACTCGTATTGTGCTGGAAACTGACGCTCAATTGGTGACGAATGCGGTGCAGAAGGGGTTAAATATTACTCCTTTTGGAGCAATTATTGATGATATTCAGCTTTTACTAGGGAGTATCGAGGATAGTTCCATTACTTTTGTTAGGCGCAGTGCCAACGAAACAGCCCATGTGCTTGCGCGTAAAGCGTTATGTAATAGGGATTTCTCTCTTGTTGAGTTTTTTAACGCTATTCCTCGTTGTATTTCTGCTACTATTGCTATGCATTAA